CCGCAGAGGGCGCTGACCCGGTCGGCGATGCCGCTCGCCGCGGCATCCGCCCCGTGCTCGGAGAACGCCCGCACGAGCCCGAGGAAGGTGCCCAGGTAGTCGGCGAGCACCCGGTCGGCGTGCGGCGGCACGCCGGTCACGAGCTGCAGCGACGTGGACGTGAGCGTGGGCAGGTCGTGCTCGTCGAGGGTGAGGTTCAGGCCCGCGCCCACGATCACCGCGCCGGCCCCGGGCAGCAGCTCCGAGAGGATGCCGCAGACCTTGTAGTCCGAGACGAGCACGTCGTTCGGCCACTTGAGTGCCACGTCGACGCCGCCGCTGCGGTCGTCCTCGTCGGCGTCGAGCACCGCGGATGCCGCGGCATCGACCTCGCGTCGCACCGCCTCCGTCATGGCGGCGCCGGCGATGAGCGGGATCCAGCCGTACGCGTCGGCGGGGAACTCCGCCCCGCCCGGGAGCGCCGGACGCAGGAGCACGGAGATCGCGAGCGCCTTGCCCGTCGGGGCGAGCCAGACGCGACCGAGACGCCCGCGCCCGCGGGTCTGGTCGTCGGTGACGATCACCGATCCGTGCGGCCAGGCCGCCGCCTCAGGGCCGGCGGCGGCGGCGCGGAGGTCGTCGTTGGTGGAGCCGGTCGACGCGAGGAACTCGAGGCGCGGCACCGCCGCGCGGCTGAGCGGAAGGTCCATGCCGACAGTCTCCCAGTTCCGTGCGTGACGGGAATGCACCACGTCACCGGGCGGATTTGTAGGAAACCATCAACGAAGTCGGCCGGATGCTCGCCGGTAGAGTGAACGGCGTGACCGAATCGACTGACGGCCCAGACCTCTCCACGACCGCCGGCAAGCTCGCCGACCTCAAGCGGCGGTACCACGAAGCGGTGACCGCGTCAGGCGAGTCCGCGATCGAGAAGCAGCACGCCAAGGGCAAGATGACGGCTCGCGAACGCATCGCCGAGCTGCTCGATCCCGGCTCGTTCGTCGAGCTCGACGAGTTCGTCCGGCACCGCACCCACGCGTTCGGCATGGAGGCGAAGCGTCCCTACGGCGACGCCGTGGTCACCGGAACCGGCACGATCCACGGCCGGCAGGTCGCGGTGTACTCGCAGGACTTCACGATCTTCGGAGGCTCCCTCGGCGAGGTGGCCGGCGAGAAGATCATCAAGGTCATGGAGCTCGCGCTGAAGACCGGAGTGCCCATCATCGGCATCCTCGACTCGGGCGGCGCGCGCATCCAGGAGGGCGTCGTCGCCCTGGGCAAGTACGGCGAGATCTTCCGGCGGAACACCGCGGCATCCGGCGTCATCCCCCAGATCTCGATCGTCTGCGGCCCCGCCGCCGGCGGCGCGGTCTACTCGCCCGCGCTCACCGACTTCGTGATCATGGTCGACAAGACCAGCCAGATGTTCGTGACCGGCCCCGACGTCATCAAGACCGTCACCGGCGAGGACGTCGGCATGGAGGAGCTCGGCGGCGCGCTGACGCACAACACCGTCTCGGGTGTGGCGCATTACCTCGCGAGCGACGAGTCCGACGCGCTCGACTACGCGCGCACGCTCATCTCGTTCCTTCCCGACAACAACATGTCGGACGCCCCCGTCTACGACGCCGAGCCCGAGCTCGAGATCACCGACGGCGACCGGCGGCTCAACACGGTCATCCCCGACTCCCCCAACCAGCCCTACGACATGCACGCCGTCATCGAGGGCATCGTCGACCACGGCGACTTCCTCGAGGTACAGCCGCTGTTCGCGCCGAACATCGTGATCGGCTTCGCCCGCATCGAGGGGCGCTCGGTCGGCATCATCGCGAACCAGCCCAGCCAGATGGCCGGCACGCTGAACATCGCCGCCGGCGAGAAGGCGTCCCGCTTCGT
This DNA window, taken from Agromyces sp. 3263, encodes the following:
- a CDS encoding acyl-CoA carboxylase subunit beta is translated as MTESTDGPDLSTTAGKLADLKRRYHEAVTASGESAIEKQHAKGKMTARERIAELLDPGSFVELDEFVRHRTHAFGMEAKRPYGDAVVTGTGTIHGRQVAVYSQDFTIFGGSLGEVAGEKIIKVMELALKTGVPIIGILDSGGARIQEGVVALGKYGEIFRRNTAASGVIPQISIVCGPAAGGAVYSPALTDFVIMVDKTSQMFVTGPDVIKTVTGEDVGMEELGGALTHNTVSGVAHYLASDESDALDYARTLISFLPDNNMSDAPVYDAEPELEITDGDRRLNTVIPDSPNQPYDMHAVIEGIVDHGDFLEVQPLFAPNIVIGFARIEGRSVGIIANQPSQMAGTLNIAAGEKASRFVRFCDAFSIPILTLVDVPGYLPGTDQEWTGVIRRGAKLLYAYAEATVPLVTIITRKAYGGAYIVMGSKQLGADINLAWPTAEIAVMGGQGAVNILYRGEIKRAEEAGEDVAAVRTKLANEYTYNVASPFLAAERGELDGVIEPAATRVAVVKALRALRTKRASLPPKKHGNIPL
- a CDS encoding biotin--[acetyl-CoA-carboxylase] ligase, producing the protein MDLPLSRAAVPRLEFLASTGSTNDDLRAAAAGPEAAAWPHGSVIVTDDQTRGRGRLGRVWLAPTGKALAISVLLRPALPGGAEFPADAYGWIPLIAGAAMTEAVRREVDAAASAVLDADEDDRSGGVDVALKWPNDVLVSDYKVCGILSELLPGAGAVIVGAGLNLTLDEHDLPTLTSTSLQLVTGVPPHADRVLADYLGTFLGLVRAFSEHGADAAASGIADRVSALCGTLGTDVRVELPGGRELLGVAERLDRDGRLVVRDGNGELQAVAAGDVTHLRY